Proteins encoded within one genomic window of Marasmius oreades isolate 03SP1 chromosome 6, whole genome shotgun sequence:
- a CDS encoding uncharacterized protein (BUSCO:EOG092628SP), translating to MRPICLSALCFLVLAQAAETQIGDQKIDRTVQLRTHSIFAPYIDQDLQNRWWDFGADAYINTNKHIRLTRADSSQMGWLWSRLPLTATNYVVEVEFKISGDNSLYGDGMALWLTQERTEPGPVFGNRNQFHGLGIFLDTYANARHTFSLPRVIGYVGDGEHEYNYNNDGDGQEIGACSANFRRTNVATKLKVTYVKGKFLDVKIQYKAWDDWSDCFRVENITLPSLPYLGFSAMTGDVFDAHDIIAVTTYSALTSGPDAHKLSSSYNNSSSGSWSGFFFKLFLFGGVCAGGYYGWKEYQRRQGYGRMPKFGGGGFGSGLYQDSKRF from the exons ACTGTTCAACTTCGAACGCACTCTATATTCGCGCCATACATAGACCAAGACCTTCAAAATCG GTGGTGGGACTTTGGAGCAGATGCATACATA AACACCAATAAACATATCCGACTTACTCGAGCAGACTCGTCACAAATG GGATGGCTCTGGTCGCGGCTACCGCTAACAGCAACAAACTATGTCGTAGAAGTCGAATTCAAG ATTTCTGGAGACAACTCATTATACGGAGATGGTATGGCCTTATGGTTGACCCAAGAGCGAACGGAACCTGGTCCGGTCTTTGGAAACCGAA ACCAATTCCATGGCTTGGGGATTTTCCTAGACAC GTATGCGAATGCACGGCACACCTTTTCTTTGCCTCGCGTAATTGGCTACGTTGGCGACGGCGAACACGAATATAACTACAACAATGATGGTGACGGGCAGGAAATCGGAGCATGCTCG GCCAACTTCAGACGCACAAATGTTGCTACGAAACTCAAAGTAACCTACGTCAAAGGAAAGTTCCTTGAT GTCAAAATCCAGTACAAAGCAT GGGATGACTGGTCTGACTGTTTCCGTGTTGAGAATATAACTCTCCCTAGCCTTCCTTACTTGGGTTTCTCTGCCATGACAGGAGACGTGTTTGATGCTCATGA CATCATCGCTGTCACAACATACTCTGCACTCACTTCAGGTCCCGACGCACACAAACTCAGTTCGAGTTACAACAATTCCTCCTCAGGCTCTTGGTCAGGCTTTTTCTTCAAGCTTTTCTTATTCGGTGGTGTCTGTGCTGGTGGGTATTATGGATGGAAGGAATACCAGAGGCGACAGGGGTATGGTAGAATGCCTAAATTTGGGGGTGGGGGGTTCGGTAGTGGCCTGTATCAGGATAGCAAGAGGTTCTGA